A window from Caballeronia sp. Lep1P3 encodes these proteins:
- a CDS encoding cytochrome c, producing the protein MGGSSTQRSQRFAELPNIDFFSGDRVQPPQVVDLVMLADSLLLGESMRHWIIPTASMSAVALFGATAFVLSGNYNMGADAPHWPLTYKILQTLRMRSIDAHSKDIVPPNLNSPDLILKGAGQYAAMCVTCHLAPGVKDSELAPGLYPQPPELAKSQLDPRSAFWVIKHGLKMSAMPAWGKTHDDETIWSMVAFVNKLPSMSAQEYKEMVAKAPRDEEMEGMKNMPGMKSTHGDAEDAKNKASSSRPREANHHTHDTD; encoded by the coding sequence ATGGGCGGCAGTTCGACGCAACGAAGTCAGAGGTTCGCCGAACTACCGAACATCGATTTCTTCAGCGGAGACCGCGTTCAGCCGCCGCAAGTCGTCGATTTAGTGATGTTGGCCGATTCGCTTCTTCTCGGTGAAAGCATGAGACACTGGATTATTCCTACAGCGTCAATGTCGGCAGTGGCGCTGTTCGGTGCAACCGCGTTCGTCTTGTCCGGAAATTACAACATGGGAGCGGATGCTCCCCACTGGCCCCTTACCTACAAGATCCTGCAAACATTGCGAATGCGGTCCATCGATGCTCATTCTAAGGACATCGTACCCCCAAACCTCAACAGTCCCGATCTCATTCTTAAGGGTGCAGGACAATACGCGGCAATGTGCGTGACATGTCACCTAGCGCCTGGAGTCAAAGATTCGGAGTTGGCTCCCGGACTCTATCCTCAGCCGCCAGAGCTTGCGAAGTCACAATTGGACCCGCGTAGCGCCTTCTGGGTTATCAAGCACGGCCTGAAGATGAGCGCCATGCCGGCATGGGGCAAGACACACGATGACGAGACAATTTGGAGCATGGTCGCCTTTGTGAATAAGTTGCCAAGTATGAGCGCGCAAGAATACAAGGAAATGGTGGCCAAGGCCCCTCGAGACGAGGAAATGGAGGGTATGAAGAACATGCCTGGAATGAAGTCGACGCACGGCGACGCGGAGGATGCGAAGAACAAAGCAAGCTCCTCGCGGCCGCGAGAGGCAAACCACCACACTCATGACACGGACTAG
- a CDS encoding copper resistance protein B, with protein MDGMPAVSDIGGHSAHGAGHDASPGSPARKSDMTGKADANDQTRGSKEMEHMIAPRGNSPGTGNGTSNESANADQGVSVDASAKRSPKGGPESGPNHIIPVEEPRIPMANPNQGIPMKGMDMADDDVYHQILVDQLEYVKAAGGQGWSWDGEAWLGGDINRLWLKSSGDRLYGKTDDARVEALISRAYSTYWNAQIGVRHDFGNGPSRDWAAIGVEGLAPWFFDVEATGYIGASGRTALRLKTSYNVLLSQRLFLTPEAEVNVYGRADPEREIGSGVSDIKLGLRLRYQIRREIAPYVGFVWGRRFGRTADFARRDAEPVSDKELVVGVTLWY; from the coding sequence ATGGATGGCATGCCTGCGGTGAGCGATATCGGCGGCCACAGCGCTCACGGCGCCGGTCACGATGCGTCGCCAGGCTCTCCCGCACGCAAGTCCGACATGACCGGAAAAGCGGACGCGAACGACCAAACGCGGGGCTCCAAGGAAATGGAGCATATGATCGCGCCGCGCGGCAACTCCCCCGGCACAGGGAATGGCACCAGCAACGAATCGGCGAATGCAGACCAGGGCGTCAGCGTCGACGCTAGCGCCAAACGGAGTCCGAAAGGCGGTCCTGAAAGCGGCCCCAACCACATCATACCGGTGGAGGAGCCACGTATTCCGATGGCGAATCCGAACCAAGGCATTCCCATGAAGGGTATGGACATGGCTGACGACGACGTCTACCACCAAATACTCGTCGACCAGCTGGAGTATGTGAAGGCTGCCGGCGGGCAAGGCTGGTCGTGGGACGGCGAAGCATGGCTGGGCGGCGACATTAACAGACTTTGGCTTAAAAGTTCTGGTGACCGACTGTATGGCAAGACAGACGACGCTCGCGTCGAGGCGCTAATCTCGCGCGCCTACTCGACTTACTGGAACGCACAGATAGGTGTACGCCACGACTTCGGCAATGGGCCATCGCGGGACTGGGCGGCAATTGGGGTGGAGGGGCTGGCTCCATGGTTTTTCGACGTTGAAGCCACCGGTTACATAGGGGCTTCGGGTCGAACTGCGCTACGATTAAAAACCTCTTACAACGTATTGCTTTCTCAGCGGTTGTTCCTCACGCCCGAGGCCGAAGTCAACGTCTATGGAAGAGCAGACCCCGAGCGAGAGATAGGCAGCGGCGTCTCGGACATTAAGCTAGGTTTGCGCCTCCGATACCAAATACGGCGTGAGATTGCGCCCTACGTTGGCTTTGTCTGGGGAAGACGCTTTGGTCGCACTGCCGATTTTGCGCGCCGTGACGCCGAACCTGTATCTGACAAGGAACTAGTAGTCGGCGTTACGCTATGGTACTGA
- a CDS encoding DUF4148 domain-containing protein, with product MKVIPLLVATLGIAVAVPAFADHAYPLNDIQPTRGVESSAAFSSNRQSYGGSDEGLAAAGRVGKTRAEVVAEMIQAQRDGMIPTSKNDYPPSERTIERNKELYRIRNR from the coding sequence ATGAAAGTAATTCCCTTGTTGGTTGCTACCCTCGGCATCGCCGTTGCGGTGCCGGCTTTTGCGGACCATGCTTATCCCCTGAATGACATACAGCCGACCCGAGGGGTTGAATCGTCTGCGGCGTTCAGTAGCAACAGGCAGTCGTATGGTGGCAGCGACGAAGGGTTGGCCGCCGCGGGGAGAGTCGGCAAAACCCGCGCGGAAGTCGTCGCCGAAATGATCCAGGCACAACGGGACGGCATGATACCCACGAGCAAGAACGACTACCCGCCGAGCGAGAGAACCATCGAACGCAATAAGGAACTCTATCGAATCCGCAATCGCTGA